One part of the Pseudomonadota bacterium genome encodes these proteins:
- the rimO gene encoding 30S ribosomal protein S12 methylthiotransferase RimO, which produces MKFKIISLGCPKNLVESEYIAQRLEKEGHTLSETPDCVIINTCAFIEDAAKESIETILEAAKEVEGGQRKLVVTGCLVERYREKLAGLLPEVDLFIGRNFYEEIETLIERKGFFHREGIFSETFPRKILTGSPSTYLKIQEGCDNRCSYCTVPDIRGGLQSRTLEDIKKEFIWLIHSGFKEINIVGQDITAYGRHTGLNLKILLKSLLDIEGDYFLRLLYMHPKGIDEGLINMIKNEERIINYMDIPIQHSEDKILNLMGRGYTKAQLEVLLDKIKKEIPEITLRTTVIVGFPKETDEDFLNLCNFVKKWEFDMLGAFMYSREEGTLASRMKGHVRKGIKQERYNKIMEIQKDISKRRLKRLKGERLKVIIEEKEEETMTGRLLTQAPDIDGMAFIKGTCNVGEMREGKIVKTLDYDVIVEV; this is translated from the coding sequence TCCGAAACACCAGATTGTGTTATCATAAATACCTGTGCATTCATTGAGGATGCGGCAAAAGAGTCTATCGAGACCATACTGGAGGCAGCAAAAGAGGTAGAAGGTGGTCAGAGGAAACTGGTTGTAACAGGATGCCTTGTAGAACGCTACAGGGAAAAACTTGCCGGGCTTCTGCCTGAAGTAGACCTTTTTATCGGGAGGAATTTTTACGAAGAAATAGAAACATTGATTGAGAGAAAAGGCTTCTTTCATAGGGAAGGCATATTCTCTGAGACATTTCCAAGAAAGATATTGACAGGCAGCCCCTCAACCTACTTGAAGATTCAGGAAGGCTGTGATAACAGGTGCAGTTATTGCACTGTCCCTGATATAAGAGGGGGCTTACAGAGCAGAACATTAGAAGACATAAAAAAGGAATTTATATGGCTCATACATAGTGGTTTTAAAGAGATTAATATAGTTGGTCAGGATATCACAGCTTATGGAAGACATACTGGTTTAAATCTCAAGATATTATTAAAATCCCTGCTTGATATAGAAGGAGATTATTTTTTAAGACTTTTGTATATGCACCCAAAAGGCATAGACGAAGGGCTTATAAACATGATAAAAAATGAGGAAAGGATTATTAACTACATGGATATACCGATTCAGCATTCTGAAGACAAAATCCTTAATTTGATGGGCAGGGGTTATACAAAGGCACAATTAGAGGTGTTGCTGGATAAGATTAAGAAAGAGATACCTGAAATTACACTGAGAACCACAGTGATTGTTGGTTTTCCTAAGGAGACTGATGAGGATTTTCTTAATCTATGTAATTTTGTGAAAAAATGGGAGTTTGATATGCTGGGGGCATTTATGTATTCGAGGGAAGAAGGGACATTAGCAAGCAGAATGAAAGGACATGTGAGAAAAGGCATAAAACAGGAAAGGTACAATAAGATTATGGAGATACAGAAGGATATATCAAAGAGAAGATTAAAGAGGTTAAAAGGTGAAAGGTTAAAGGTAATAATTGAGGAAAAAGAAGAAGAAACAATGACTGGAAGACTCCTCACACAGGCTCCAGACATTGATGGCATGGCTTTTATAAAAGGCACATGCAATGTAGGAGAAATGAGAGAAGGTAAAATAGTGAAAACCCTTGATTATGATGTTATAGTGGAAGTGTAA